The Paenibacillus amylolyticus genome contains the following window.
GACCGATTAGTAGGCATTGAGGATGTCGGGAACCCTGGTGATTTGGAGGCCATAACCGCCTTGCAGCCTGACTTGATTTTGAATGGGTATAACCAGGATGCTGACCGGAATGCCGCTTTTTCGAAGATTGCACCTACCATTCCTTTCAACTCAGCGTTACCATTTACAGAACGTGTACGCGAGCTTGGTAACATTTTTGATAAACAGGATGAAGCCGAGCAATGGATCAGCCAATTTGATACTAAAGCGGAAGCGATGTGGGACAAGCTGAACGTGGCAGAGGACGAGACAGCGACCATCTTCTTGCAATTGGGAAAACAGCTCTATGTGATGGGTAATCGTTCCTTAGGCGTAGTCTTGTATCAAGAGCACGGGTTTGCCATTCCCCCTGCAATTCAGCAGAACATTATTGACAAGGGCCAAACATTCATCGAGCTTTCGGAAGAACTACTGCCGGACTATGCAGGAGATCATCTCTTTGTGCTTACGTTGGATAATGACGAAAGTCGAGCTGAATCCGATCGCTTGTTACAAAGCACTTTGTGGAAAACGTTGCCTGCCGTTCAGCAAGGACGCGTCTACACAGCATCAACCGATTGGAATACCGACAACCTGTTGGCACTGGAGCAATTGCTTGATGAACTGCCGAAATGGATCAATCCAAAATAACGCATTGAGAATTTCAAAAATCCTCCGAATCCTTTGGGATATGGAGGATTTTTGGTTTTGGTAAACTTGTACTGCTCATACTTAAGATCTGCAGCGAAATATTCTCTATCGTGTAAAATGTGATACACTAGTCATTGAGAATTATTATCATTAGATCGGAGTGCTCCCGAATGCAAATGGCTTCCCTATACATTCAACTGCAGCAGCATGATCTGCTTCAGCTCACATCATTGCAGGAAACCAATCACCATAATACATCAACCACGAGCAAGGATACCAATGAATATACACTGCTTATTGCTCTGAATCATGGGATTCGGCTGTTAACGAACAACATTTCCCAAGATCTGAGCCAAGGCTGTTGTATTCTGCTCCCTACTCAGCAATCTTACATTCTTCTAACGACAAAAGAGCAAGCGGATGTAGCGCGGTTTACATTTCTCGCCTTTCAAGTAGATAAGTCGAATCTGCTCCCATCCTGCCCTCCTCTTATGCGGGGCTTACCATACAGGCTGCCTCTTTCAACTATAAAACTTGTGTTGGCAGGCGAGGACTGGTTTTCTCCGTCTCCTTTGCAATCAAACAAGCAAAATCGGTTGCACGAGAAACATACGTCTGCGCATCAATCAAAATTAGCAGTTACTCAGGCTCGGCTGCAACTGATACTCGGCCTGATGAATCAGCTTGAAAACGTTCCTCCCCCGATGCAAAAAGATCAATCGGTACAGCGTACAGTCAGTTATATGGAGCAGCACTACAACGAAGATCTGACTGTAGATTTCTTGGCCGAAATGGCTGGGATGGTTCGATGGCAATATAGCAAATTGTTTAAAGTGATGACTGGCAAGAAGCCGACGGACTATCTCGCAGAACTTAGGGTCCAGCAAGCTAAAAGGCTTCTGTCCAGTTCTACCGAGACCTTGCGTGAAATATCCCGACAAGTCGGTTATAAGGATGAGTATTATTTCAGTCGGCGCTTTCACCAGCTTACAGGACACCCCCCACGGGAATATGCCAATATGCTAAGACGTACCAGGCAAAGAACGATCACTGATTCCCTCGGCAGGCAGATTTCCCTTCCTGATGCGGCTATGCGTATTGTGGCCACAGGTACCAATACCCTTGGTGAGTTGCTTACGATCGGTATCCGACCAGTCGGCGCGGGTATAACTACAATGAAATCACAAGTCATATATCGAAACAAACTGCAGCACATGCCGGACATTGGACTGCAAGGTTCACCGGAGCAAGTCTCCTTACTCAAGCCCGATCTTATACTGCTTGGCAACTATAGTGAGCAGCAGTTACCTCAATTGGACGCCATTGCGCCTACGATCGTCTATCGCGAAGCAACCAGCACTTTTGAGCGTCTTCGTTATATTGCAGATCTGTTCGGTCGAAACAGAGCGGCCGAGAAATGGATCGACCGCTATGAGGAGAGTGTCAGGGGGATACGGCGACAATTGGCAGATGATTATATTGCAGGAGAACGAGCGACAGTCTATCTGGTGCTAGGTAAGAACATATATGTTATGGGACAGACGGGATTTGCTGCTACGGTGTATGAATCACTCGGCTTTCGCCCGACCGAATCCGTATATCAACTGATCATTAATGGTAGACCTTGGATACATATCCATGAGGACAAAATCAGTCAATACGCTGGGGACCGAAACTTCGTGATGGTACCTCAGGAGGAGATGAATGTAAACATCTCTTCTCCACTTCAAAGCTTGGTTGGAGAATTGACACACGGTAAGTTACGTAATATACATAATTTGCATATCGTAGAAGCTGTGTGGAATTACGATGATCCCCTTACCAGGGAGAGGTTATTGACAGTCCTTCCCTCTATTTTTGCTAAGGATAGACTGGCTCTTGTACCAGCAATTGATAATAAACCGTGAAGAAGAACTCTATTCCGTACTGAAAATCCGACTAGGTTTACCAATACAACAAGCAGGGATGTCCCACAAGTCATACGAATTGTGGAGGACATCCCTACTTCATGTTATTTGGTGCTAATGAATCTGACACACGCTATTCGCTCACATTGGGCCAGTTGCGAAATCTAACGAATCACAGAGAAGTTATTTCGACTATTCACTGGATTTATTAGATGGTGGCACCGTTTTGTGATGGAATAGCGTTACTCAGATTCGTTAAATTTGGTATACAGTTGATAATTAGCCTTTTAAGGTGCTGGAGATTCGTTAGCGCTTGGAGAGATAGGCCACTCCTTTGGAGTGGCCCCTTAGTGTACCTTTAGTATAAATATATGAATTATTTACGTGTGCTTAATAGTTCTTCAAAAGCTTTAATATTTGTATCAAAATGAGGAACCGTTTGTGTTTCTTCAGCAGATTTGACCAGTTTTACAACTAAATCATTATAAGGTGTCGCAATTCCGGTGCCTTCTGCTTTGCTTGAGACGACTCCGTTAATATAGTCAATTTCCGTTTTGCGATTTTTCTCCAGATCTTGAAGCATGCTTGCTTTGAGCAGTCTGGATGGCTCCATTACATAACGTAATGTTTTCACCCGTTCAAGGATATCATCTTCGCTGTTCAGTTCGAGTGAGGCGATGTCGAATCCATTCATTTTAACCAAAGTGACTCCATTGGCACGAGCAACTTTAATCGTCTCGTCCGCAATATGAGCTGCACTCACAATGCCGGCTTCATGATCCATAATGTCCCCATATTCCCCATTCAATGCAGCAGACAACCCACTGAATGCATTGTTAATCAACAATTTGGACCATTTGGTTCCAACCAGATTATCCGAAATATGTGTTCCACCCACAAGGTCCAACACCGATTTCACGCGTTGAATTCGTTCGGTCATTTCACCATTTAATTCGCCAATCTGAAAAGCATACTGCTTAAATTGCGTATACTCAGTTGTGAGACTGGATACACCTGGTTCAATAAACGTAGCGCCAAACTCAACGGAGCCTGCAACGACGCGCTGTTCACCCACGATGGACGCCACTTTCTCTTCCGGAATCCCGTTCTGCAAGGAACACACGATACTGTCTTCGTTCAAGAATGGAAGTAATTCCTGAAGAATGGAATCGTTATACAGCTGTTTGGTTAAAAGCAAAACAAGGTCATATTGTCCTGATTTCTGCTCAGGTGTAATGGCTTTTACTTTTGCCTGAAACTCCGTGGTCCCCGTTACTTTAGCTCCCGTTTGATTTAAAGCTTCTACATGCTCCTGATATGCATCAATTAACTCGACGTCCATTCCGCCATCCGCAAGATACGCACCTACGATGGTTCCCAGAGATCCTGCTCCTACAATTGCAATTCTCATTATATTGTTCCTCCTTATTTCTCTTCCAGGTAGTTGTATACAGGTTGTGCTGCGTTCAAGGTTAAGTTGGTAAGAATATGAGAAGCGGACACTAATTCCAACACAGGCAGATCTGCAAGAGGTGCCAATGCGTGTTCGAACAGTTGCAAACGGGCAGGTCCTGTCCACGCCTCTTTTACTTCGATGTCCGTAATCTGAGTTCGGATCAGATCACATATTCTTAAATTCCCGGTATAGTCGGTAGCCATCTTGATCATAAAATTAGGACGGCATATTTCGCGTTTGGCGAGTTCCTTATCCATCTCCACATGTTTATAGCCCATTGTTGCCGTGGCTACACGCAGCGTTCCATAATCAAGTGTGCCGACAAGCGTATCTGAATCGGTATACAACTTGGGTGCACCGAGCTTTTTCGGATAGGCGGTGAGCTCTCGACCACTTGCAATCGCGGGGAAATTGTCTACATACATTGAATGCACATAATCGCCTTGCTCCCCATTGAATTGTACAGGGATAACTTGTCCGGCTTCTGTATAGGCACCAAGTCCAGAAACATCCGGCATCCACATCACTTCGAATTTAACCAAAGGGTCGGTAATTTCTAAAGGTTCTGGTACAGCTGCCCGCAGCGCTTTTTCATCCGTTCGGTAGATAATATTCAAGTATTCACGATTCACGAATTTGTACGGTGGCATTGGGTATGCCGGAGCCGTTAGGGGTGTATTCAGATTTTTAGCTATGTTATTCACATCGATTTTCATCAAAGACACCTACCTTATACATTTTGGTTCTATCTAAGTTAAACTCAAGATTATTTACACTGACACTACGATGACAGAACAACCTTCCAATCGCTGTTATCCCCAGATTTTTCGATTCCCTTTCTAAAGGGGAAAATCCGGGGATAAAGGCGAGCGCTTCGCTTTTTCAGGTTTTTTCTGCCCTCTTCGTTATTGTGTAAATGAGTAGTTCAACTTATATAGCAGGTTTTTGGTATTTAAAATTTGAACTATATCTCGTAAAAAAATTCTACATCAATATTTAAATTTAATATAATACATAATAAGTACTATATATATTTATCAGAATAAATAAGGAGTGCGCGTGAATGGAATTGCTTCAGCTCAAATATTTTCAGACCGTTGCCTACACCGAACATATCTCCAAGGCAGCTGCACAATTGAATATTGCTCAACCCTCTCTAAGCTTGACGATTAAAAGACTTGAGGATGAACTGGGTACTCCCTTATTTCACAGGAGAGGACGAAACATTCAATTAAATGCCTCAGGTGCAATTCTATTGAAACACGTAAACCGAATTTTTATTGAAATTGAAAATGCAGAGATGGAGATTAAAGCGGAGGAACATCATATATCCAATACGATCAGGATCTCCATTACGAATACGCGATTTCTCACCGGCCTCATTAGTGACTACATCAACAGTTCCCCCGAAACTAAGCTTCATCAGGGCATTGGGACCCGCAGTGAAATTATTACAGGCTTGAAGAAAGGCGACATGCATCTGGGTATTACGGGGCATCCGATTCTGGATGAGGAGATAGAGAGTGTTGTCCTGGTCGAGGAGGATATTGTCTTGGTGGTGCCCAGAAATCATGCATATGGCGGAGAGACAAGCATTTCATTACATGTTGTTGCAAGTGAGCCCTTTATTTCCCTTGCGGACAATAAGGAGTACAGTCGATTTACCACCATGCTCTGTGAAAAGGCTGGCTTCCTGCCTAATCTTGCATTCGAAGTTGATTCTCATACTCTGCTCGAAATTATCAGGCTTGATCAGGGTGTTGCGTTACTTCCTATCTCCGTATGTAGAGCACTCGGGTTAAGTTATGTGAAAATTGCTGACGATTCAGCAGTATATCCAATTAGCCTATCCTGGGTCAAACAGAAATGGTTATCTCCTTCAACTAAAGAATTTCTTGATTTTATTACGTCGTACTATGCAGAAAATGCAGGCTTATATAAGGTGGAATAGAGTATCTTGTCCAATGAAAAATGATAAAGATAAAAACAAAGACCATGTTACTCCTGTTGCAGGAGGCATGGTCTTTAAACGTTATCTACTTTTAGCTGTATTGCAGTTTATCCCTATACCAAACGTCCGGAATCATCTCACGCTCCAGTTCCAACAATTCGTGGATGATCCTGTCTGCATCACTAATGGAATTCACGAGTGGGTCGGTGAGCATCGCCCTTCTCAGCTTCTCATAGCTCTGTTCCAGCACCGCTTCCACCGTAAGCTCATGGGTATCCAGTACAAGTTCTTGCATCCCTCGTATCCCACGCGGCATCTCGCCTACATGGAGTGGTTTCACGCCGTCCATATCTACATCGCACAGGAGTTCCAGGAACGAATCCGCATTCATGTTGGTTACCGCGCCTTGATTGAGCGTATTAATGAAGAACTTTTTGCCCAAGTTCCCCACCATATTTTCAATGATATCGGTCGCATGGTCCGGTCCAAACGTGTTCATGTAGTCAGCAATCGGGATATTCCCGGCAAGAAAGTCATCCACCTGACGCCACATTTCATCGTGACGCTCATATCTGTCCTCTGTCTCCCAGATCGATAATGGTGGGATTGTGTCCGCAGTTTTGCCAAGTCCTTGCCAATACCGAACGTATTCCTTCGTATGCGCCGTACAAGTAGGAATGATTCCGAAAATATCATACAGCTCGTAAGTAATTGCATCGTTAAAAAGAGCTTTTGCGCCGCGATCACCGCCGTTGTTCTCGTCACCTGCCAGCTTACGCATGGCCTCTGCGATTGTGGGCATTACATTTTTTCCTTCATACTCGGCTTTGAGCAGCCAAGTGAAATGATTGACACCAGCGATACGAAAATCGAATTTCTGGTTGATCTCTTCCGTAAACTGGCTATGGTCTCCAATGATCCCGGCTCGAACGGCGTAATAGGCTTTTTTATGCGGCATATGATGACTATCGCACAGTGCAAAAGATTTAAGCTTCGGCGCATAACGATGCAATGCGATGCCATGCACGGTAGACGGGTTAATATAATTGATCACCCATGCATCTGGACACAGCTCCTCTATGTCTTTGGCGCACTCCATGATCACCGGCAGTTCCCGCATCGCCCGAAAGATTCCGCCAGGGCCAATCGTATCGCCGGAACACATGCGAATTCCATACTTAAGCGAAATCTGGCAGTCAATGCCCCGATATTTCACCGATTGCTCTGCGAAGCTGAGCACAACGAAGTCAGCTCCTGGAAGCACCTGTCTTCGGTCCACCGAACCTTCAATCTTTAAGGATACGTTGTTCTCCCGGGCAACCCTCTCTGCCAGTGTTACCATTTTCGAAAGCCGTTCCTCATCCGTATCCACCAAAGCCAGCGTTCCCTGATTCAGATATGGGGAGTGAACCATCTGCCAGATGGACTGACGACCGAAAAACAGGCTGCCTGCTCCAATAACAACTACCTTTGGATGCTGTGTGCTTGTAACCTTCATCCAGAACCCCTCCTCGTAATGATATAAGTTCATTATAGGGGAGTGGGCTGAAATCGGAATGTGTGATAGTTTTCAAACCATGTTATAAAGTACGATAGTTAACAAGAGATATATCCTTTGTTATGATAGTGAAAAACGAAGGATGTCATAAAGTGGAGAGGATACGGTTGGATTAGATGCATACAGGAACTGTAAATATGAGTATCATTGACGAACTATCGGAATATATCACACTGCGCATGAGTTCTTATCTGGAACAAACACACGACAGCAATTGGACAGAGCACAAGTCTCATTCCGATTATGATCTGTGGTTCATTACAGCAGGCTCCGTCCAGATTAGTATGGATGGAATCGAACATATGGCGGACCCGGGTGACATCGTGTTTTTTTACCCCGATATGCCCTATACCGCTTCCACGACCGGAGATCTGTGCCGTTTTGTATACATGCACTTTGATTTCAGCATCGCTGAGCAAAAACGCATTCTCGGCGAGTTTCAACTCCCGGGCATCGTACCTGGCAACTTGATCAGGGATGAATCCACCCTGTTCACCTCATCCTATCGAAGGTTCAAGCAAAGTAGCGGCGCTTCCGGAAGTCCACTTTACTTAAAGGCCTCTCTGCTTCTCGTCATCGCCAAAATTTTGGAATTACACGGGCAAGGTCTGTATCACGGTGAGTTTCTGAAAGACCGCAAACCGAGAAAAATCGAAGGAAGTCTGGAAGTTCTGCAGAACGTGTTCCCCTACGTGGATGCGAATCTGCATCGTGCCATCCGAGTGAACGAGCTTGCGGTTATTGCCGGCGTCTCTGAGAAATATTTCATTTCTTTGTTCAAGAGAATTCTGGGTATCACACCAGGACAGTACATCAATCAAATCAGAATGAACCGGGCCAGAGATTATCTGTACGAGAAGAAATATACGATTCAGCAAATTGCCGGATTTCTGGGTTACCCCGATCCCTTTACGTTCTCCAAAGCATTCAAAAAATTTTACAACGTGCCTCCTTCCCAATTTGAATAGAGTCCTGCAGATACACAAAGAGGCAACCGGGCTATGCCGGCTGCCTCCTTAATTGATGTATTAATGATTATTCATCGTTTAGATTGGATGTAGATCAGTAGGTCCTTTTCAGCGTTCCTCATATTCAAAGGGAGCCTCAGTGGAATAGATCTCATGAAAGAATCCTTTATAAGGTATATCTTCTTCCAAACACTTAATCAGATATAACAGAACCTCGTCATCCTCTTCCGGCTCCTCCCCTTCACGCTGCATCACCTCAAAATGATCCACAATGTTCTCCAGAAGGCTGACTTGAATAAATAAAGGCAGCTTCTCCAGCATGGCATCCGAAACCTGGGTTTCTGACGTGTATCCGGCGAGCACGGTTTGGAAATACTCCTCCATGAACTTTTTACGTTTGTCCGCTTCAGGTTCAAATTGAACCCAACCGACTCCGTTGACCCACAAACTTGCGAGGTCAAGCATGTACCAGCCATAACAGGAATTGTCGAAATCATATACCGTAATTTGTCCCGTATCAAAATCGATCGAATAATTCCCGTCATTGTAGTCGAAATGGATCATGCCCAATGTTTTCTGGCTCATCTCCAATTCTTGTACCGCTTGGAGAAGTTCCACCATTTTGCTTCTAAGCAGAGAGTATGATTCAGGGACCAACCTCTCGATATACTCCGTATTATATTTTTCCAAAAAATGATGCCTGCTATGAACGGGCTCATAGCTTTTGGATAGCTGATGCATTTTCCCCAGAACTTTACCGCTATTATAATGGTATTCCGTAAGCGGAACCCCTTCACGATACTGATAATGGTTCTCTACCAGCAATTTTCCCTTGGCCTTCACAAACATACAGATAAAGAACGTATGCTCATCATAAGTGATCTCTTCCAACAGATGGCCTTTTTTCGAGCTGACTACATTCGAGACACTTGCACCATGCTCAAATAAATACCGTACATACTCGAGTTCGGCAATGTAATCTTCGAGCTTTCTGTCAGGCATAAAAGACACGCGGAGAATTAGCGTTTCACATCCCGCTTGGTCACAAGTGTAAACGACATTCCGCCC
Protein-coding sequences here:
- a CDS encoding ABC transporter substrate-binding protein codes for the protein MMNSTMRKHLFIWGACFLLLSVLAACSRSESASSQEPVNTNEQTTKSYTTQTNEVIEIPTQPQRVIYLGSTLGDLLAMDIPVVGANLIHASESYIVDRLVGIEDVGNPGDLEAITALQPDLILNGYNQDADRNAAFSKIAPTIPFNSALPFTERVRELGNIFDKQDEAEQWISQFDTKAEAMWDKLNVAEDETATIFLQLGKQLYVMGNRSLGVVLYQEHGFAIPPAIQQNIIDKGQTFIELSEELLPDYAGDHLFVLTLDNDESRAESDRLLQSTLWKTLPAVQQGRVYTASTDWNTDNLLALEQLLDELPKWINPK
- a CDS encoding helix-turn-helix domain-containing protein, which encodes MQMASLYIQLQQHDLLQLTSLQETNHHNTSTTSKDTNEYTLLIALNHGIRLLTNNISQDLSQGCCILLPTQQSYILLTTKEQADVARFTFLAFQVDKSNLLPSCPPLMRGLPYRLPLSTIKLVLAGEDWFSPSPLQSNKQNRLHEKHTSAHQSKLAVTQARLQLILGLMNQLENVPPPMQKDQSVQRTVSYMEQHYNEDLTVDFLAEMAGMVRWQYSKLFKVMTGKKPTDYLAELRVQQAKRLLSSSTETLREISRQVGYKDEYYFSRRFHQLTGHPPREYANMLRRTRQRTITDSLGRQISLPDAAMRIVATGTNTLGELLTIGIRPVGAGITTMKSQVIYRNKLQHMPDIGLQGSPEQVSLLKPDLILLGNYSEQQLPQLDAIAPTIVYREATSTFERLRYIADLFGRNRAAEKWIDRYEESVRGIRRQLADDYIAGERATVYLVLGKNIYVMGQTGFAATVYESLGFRPTESVYQLIINGRPWIHIHEDKISQYAGDRNFVMVPQEEMNVNISSPLQSLVGELTHGKLRNIHNLHIVEAVWNYDDPLTRERLLTVLPSIFAKDRLALVPAIDNKP
- a CDS encoding ketopantoate reductase family protein; the encoded protein is MRIAIVGAGSLGTIVGAYLADGGMDVELIDAYQEHVEALNQTGAKVTGTTEFQAKVKAITPEQKSGQYDLVLLLTKQLYNDSILQELLPFLNEDSIVCSLQNGIPEEKVASIVGEQRVVAGSVEFGATFIEPGVSSLTTEYTQFKQYAFQIGELNGEMTERIQRVKSVLDLVGGTHISDNLVGTKWSKLLINNAFSGLSAALNGEYGDIMDHEAGIVSAAHIADETIKVARANGVTLVKMNGFDIASLELNSEDDILERVKTLRYVMEPSRLLKASMLQDLEKNRKTEIDYINGVVSSKAEGTGIATPYNDLVVKLVKSAEETQTVPHFDTNIKAFEELLSTRK
- a CDS encoding acetoacetate decarboxylase, with product MKIDVNNIAKNLNTPLTAPAYPMPPYKFVNREYLNIIYRTDEKALRAAVPEPLEITDPLVKFEVMWMPDVSGLGAYTEAGQVIPVQFNGEQGDYVHSMYVDNFPAIASGRELTAYPKKLGAPKLYTDSDTLVGTLDYGTLRVATATMGYKHVEMDKELAKREICRPNFMIKMATDYTGNLRICDLIRTQITDIEVKEAWTGPARLQLFEHALAPLADLPVLELVSASHILTNLTLNAAQPVYNYLEEK
- a CDS encoding LysR family transcriptional regulator → MELLQLKYFQTVAYTEHISKAAAQLNIAQPSLSLTIKRLEDELGTPLFHRRGRNIQLNASGAILLKHVNRIFIEIENAEMEIKAEEHHISNTIRISITNTRFLTGLISDYINSSPETKLHQGIGTRSEIITGLKKGDMHLGITGHPILDEEIESVVLVEEDIVLVVPRNHAYGGETSISLHVVASEPFISLADNKEYSRFTTMLCEKAGFLPNLAFEVDSHTLLEIIRLDQGVALLPISVCRALGLSYVKIADDSAVYPISLSWVKQKWLSPSTKEFLDFITSYYAENAGLYKVE
- a CDS encoding glycoside hydrolase family 4, with amino-acid sequence MKVTSTQHPKVVVIGAGSLFFGRQSIWQMVHSPYLNQGTLALVDTDEERLSKMVTLAERVARENNVSLKIEGSVDRRQVLPGADFVVLSFAEQSVKYRGIDCQISLKYGIRMCSGDTIGPGGIFRAMRELPVIMECAKDIEELCPDAWVINYINPSTVHGIALHRYAPKLKSFALCDSHHMPHKKAYYAVRAGIIGDHSQFTEEINQKFDFRIAGVNHFTWLLKAEYEGKNVMPTIAEAMRKLAGDENNGGDRGAKALFNDAITYELYDIFGIIPTCTAHTKEYVRYWQGLGKTADTIPPLSIWETEDRYERHDEMWRQVDDFLAGNIPIADYMNTFGPDHATDIIENMVGNLGKKFFINTLNQGAVTNMNADSFLELLCDVDMDGVKPLHVGEMPRGIRGMQELVLDTHELTVEAVLEQSYEKLRRAMLTDPLVNSISDADRIIHELLELEREMIPDVWYRDKLQYS
- a CDS encoding AraC family transcriptional regulator; this encodes MSIIDELSEYITLRMSSYLEQTHDSNWTEHKSHSDYDLWFITAGSVQISMDGIEHMADPGDIVFFYPDMPYTASTTGDLCRFVYMHFDFSIAEQKRILGEFQLPGIVPGNLIRDESTLFTSSYRRFKQSSGASGSPLYLKASLLLVIAKILELHGQGLYHGEFLKDRKPRKIEGSLEVLQNVFPYVDANLHRAIRVNELAVIAGVSEKYFISLFKRILGITPGQYINQIRMNRARDYLYEKKYTIQQIAGFLGYPDPFTFSKAFKKFYNVPPSQFE
- a CDS encoding phosphotransferase, translated to MWTLQCGKPSQQCLLEEIKINFNEAVNISNTHVLALVSELFHLEGYNIQLIAPHEGGRNVVYTCDQAGCETLILRVSFMPDRKLEDYIAELEYVRYLFEHGASVSNVVSSKKGHLLEEITYDEHTFFICMFVKAKGKLLVENHYQYREGVPLTEYHYNSGKVLGKMHQLSKSYEPVHSRHHFLEKYNTEYIERLVPESYSLLRSKMVELLQAVQELEMSQKTLGMIHFDYNDGNYSIDFDTGQITVYDFDNSCYGWYMLDLASLWVNGVGWVQFEPEADKRKKFMEEYFQTVLAGYTSETQVSDAMLEKLPLFIQVSLLENIVDHFEVMQREGEEPEEDDEVLLYLIKCLEEDIPYKGFFHEIYSTEAPFEYEER